Genomic segment of Dactylococcopsis salina PCC 8305:
ATAGATACTTTTGATTTCCAACTCCTGAAACTGCTGAATCAGGGAAACAAAAGCAACGGCTTCCTCCCAAAGCACGCCCAACCGTGACATTCCAGTATCTAACTTGAGATGAACGGGCAAAGTTTTTCCCGTTTTTCGTAAAGTTTCCGCGAACACCTGCGCTTGTTGGGGGGAACATAACGTCGCTTCTAAATCCCACCGCGAGAAGGCTTCGATTTCTTCAATTGTATTAATCGCCCCTAACACGAGAATCGGCGCATCAATATCAGCTAAACGTAAATCAATCCCTTCTTGTAAGGTGGCTACGGCTAACGCCTCCCCTCCCGCGTCTAAAACGGTTTTGGCAACTGTTACCGCACCGTGACCATAAGCATCCGCTTTTACCACTGCCATTAGGCTGGTTTTGGGGGATAATAATTGTTTGATGGTTTTGACATTCTGGTAGAGGGCAGCTTGATTAATTTCTACCCAAGCTCGATCGGTGTTTAAAAAAGCTGACGAAGAGGCGATCTCAACTTTTGCCGTTAGACGATTCCCACTTAATACCACAATTCACTCCTCACTCACATTGAAACAGAATTTTATCACCTCATTTTAATCAAGGAGTGACTGATTTTAACCCCCACTCACTGGCGGAATTAAAACCACCTCATCCCCATCCTTTAAAGTCGTTTCTGGGGGAACAAAACTTAAATTCACCCCAAAACGAGTAATTTCTCGCCACTGTTCCAGTTGAGGATGTTCACTAATAATTTGGTCTAACACGGCTTTAACTGGCGTTTGGGGAGGAAATTGTTGCTGGATTTCTTCCACCCCATAAGCCTCTTGATAAGCGGCAAACAGTTTAACCGTAACTGTAATTTGATTTGACATAATATAGCAATCCTAGATGAGTTACGAGAAAATTTTGCCCCCTAACCCCCAATTCTGGGGGAACTTAGTTAATCGGTTTCTCACAAATGAAACCAGATTGCTATATGTGCTACGGAGACAGTTTTGCTTTTTTGGCGCGAGTTTCCAAATACCATTCTGCTAGTTGTGGTGTCCATGCTTGGAAATGTCCAAATAACAGTTCGCTGAATTTTTGCGCTTCTAGTTGAGCATCTTTTTTCCAGCGTAAATCAAGAAGGTGCATCAGCGATCGCGCATTACAACTCATCACAAAATGCTGACGGGTATCAAACGGAATAATCCCTCTGGCGTGTTCTTCTGCGAGTCCTTCATCAATCCGTTTTTGATAACGTTTTGATGCCTCAATACACCATTCTAAATCTGCCTGACGTTGTTCTTCTGAGTAAAAATAACGTTTGCCTTGTCGGTTTGTGTATTCACCTACGGGGCGTAAATAGAAGACTTCTTCTGCATCTCTTTTCCCTTCTGCGACATCAAGAATTCTCTTTCCTGTATAACGGAAAGAATTGTGAACAACGATGCCATTAGCAACAAAATTATGCCAAGGTTCGGCAACTTCTAAATCATAAGTTGTTTGTAAACCTAAATATTCTACCTTAGCAACTTTAACAGGATGGGCTTTTAGTTTTCGTCCTGGACTCTTAGGTTTAGAGTTCCAGTTCGATGGCTCTAAAATGGGTTGAAATTCATTAGCAAGATCAGCTTCTAGGTGATGATGATGAATGTACTCATGACAGTCTTTACATAGTGAAACTAAATTGTCAAAATCATAAGCCAATGATTCATCTGCAAAGACAGGAACAAGGTGATGAGCGTGAAGCACTCCTCCTCGACTACCACATCGTTGACAAATGTAATCAAATTTTTCATGAACTTGAGGGGCGACTTGTCTTGTCCAAGCACCGATTAATTCACGTTCATCAGAAGTACCTCCCTTCCAGAAATTTGATTCTGAACCCCGTTTCGTAAAGCGACGAGAGTTTTGTCTTCTAATTTGACGACTTTCTTCTGATAAATTCAGGCAGTATCCTGTCTTACCTTTATTCCAAGGAATTCTACATCCTGTGAGTCGCTTATTTAAGGATAATCCATAATAATAAACCCATTTTTTAATGGCTTCTATAGAGCATCCTGCTAAGTCTGCCATTTCATTAACATGGAGTCCTTGATCAAGTTTTTCTTGCAACCAAAATTGATCACGATAGATAGCACTTTCAGAATAATTCCAAGGTTTTTCACCTTGTTTAAATTTAGTATCTTTGCTATTTAATTTAAGACCGTGTCTTTTTGACCACTCTCTAATCGTTGTTAAAGAACACTGAGAGATTTCAGCCATCTCTTGTGGAGATTTTCCCTGTTCAATCTGTTCTTTTAGCCAAATTTTATCTCGATAAAGACCATTACCAGCCACAGTATTTCCGTTACATAAAAGCCAACAATCTTTTCGGGTATCAACTACTTGTCTGCTTGAATCTAAAACTAAATCGACTGCTTCCCCCATTCGTTGCCAACCTTCACTTGTTAAAAGTTTATGGTTAGTGGTGCAATCTAATGTTTTTCCATCTTCTAGCGTTAGGCGATAAACAGGTTGAATTCCGCTACAAACTACATCTTGAAGATGACTCATTTCAAATTGTCCAGTCTCTTCATTTAATACACGCAAGGACATTTTTTCAAGGCGTTTCTTACAGTCACGACGGTAAGTTCCTGGTGATTCATTATTTCTGCCACGAATCTTACGTTCTCGAACTGCTTTCTCTCCGTTTGTCCATAAATCATATAATTCAGAGATTTTGACTTTTTTGAGACTACCAGAGGCTTTAACGAAAGTGACTTCAGTATCCCCTGCAAGACACTGTACATCAAATGAAATTCCCACTCTGTGAGTCCGAATTTGCTGCATCATTGAATGAGGAAAAAAGCCCACATTAAACGTGATTTGTGGATGTTCTAAGGGCCCGTAATGCCCCCTTTCTCCTGCTAATAAAAACTTGATGACATTTTCCCCTGCTTGGGTTTCATCGGGAGCGCGATCGCGCTTATCCCAAACAAAATCCTCTGCATAATCTTGGTGCATTGCTAACCAAATCACTTGCTGGGGATTGGGTGTTGCTTTGATGACTTCGATTCTAAATTTATCCATAATTTCATTCCTTTAAATCTTAGCTAAAGTGACGCGATCGGGCTGTTCTTGATATTTGCCTTTTCTTTGTTCATAACTAACTGAACAAGGATCGCCTTCTAAAAACATTAATTGTACAATGCCTTCATTAGCATATAACTTACAATCAGCACTAGAAGAATTAGAAAATTCCAGAGTCAAATAACCTCGCCAGGAGTTCCCCGTCCAACTTGCGCGTCCATTTCTTCTGCTTAAAAAGATATGATTGGGAACGGTAACATCATAAACCATTCCAGCGTAAGGAACTTTTTTCATATTCTTAGGTAAGAGTTTATTTGGAGTAACACGAGATTTGCAAACACGAGCTTTATATTGAGTTGATATAGTTTCCGTCAGCGCACTCCATTCGGTTTTTTCCCATTGAGTACAATGATATCCAGCTTTAAGACAAATTTCCTGAAAGTCAGAAACTAATCTATAGGATGATGAACCGTAGGTTTGGCTGTCTAAATTACCATCAGAATGAAGCATTCCTTCAATCAGATATTCTAAAAGTGACGGCGGAAGTTGTTTCAGTTTCGTCGGAATATATTTATTTTTTGCTCCAGCTAAGGGTGATAAATATTGACAGAGTTCTTTATTATTAAAAGCAAAACCATAAGCACTTTCATAATAGTTAATTCCCATCCGTTCTAACAAGCTACGAAAGTAATCTCGTTTGACTTTTTTACTAACCACCGCCAATTTTATCACATAGTTATTCCCCTTTTGAATGTAGGCGCTACCGTCTCCCATCCAACAACCGATAAAGGTTAAATAATCTTCTACGCGAAAACAATATTTTCCACAGTGAACAAAATTTCCTAAAGTATTGATTCCTTCCCAATTTACTTTTCGGTTTAAATAATAATTCCACTGACCAAAAATATCTTTTGCCTCTTGAAATTGAAACTCAAAATAATCTTTTCTTTCCCGTTTGATTCCTCGCTCTTTTGTACTTCTTCCTTGACCATTAGCCTCAACCCGACGGGTTCTTTTTGCCGTCCACATTCGATGTTGTGGTGTTACTAATTGATCAATACTTCGACTAGCAAAATGTAGCAAATCTCCATTATAATAATAGCTTTGCTTTTCTTGTACTGGTTTATATTCTGCTTGGTTTGTTTCAGGATTGAGAGTTAATATCTCTTCCCCGATTAAAACATCTTTTAATAATTTCCATCCTGTTTTAGCAAGGACTTCTGTATCGTCAGACATACAAGCCTCAGCAGGAGTAATATTGGCGATAACTCCTATCCTTGCATAAGTTGATTTTCCAATACAAATCACGGTGATATTATCAGGAATTTCTAATCGTTCTAAAGCAACTCCTAACCCATAAGAATGGGCTGGTAAAATGAAATAACTTCCCGTTTCATCGGTACAAAGTTCTGTTCCTTCTAAATTATTAGGATTAAAGTTTTTCGGGTCAACAATGGTTCCTGGAATGTGACGAAATATCCGAAACTCGTTGGGCGATAATCGAATATCATAGCCAAAACTACTCAAGCCATAGGAAATAACAGGAAGGTCATTCTCTAGTTTGCGAACTTGTTGCGGTTCAAAGGGAGAAATCATCCCTTGATTGGCTTTTTCTTTAATCCATTCATCGTTTTTTAACATGATTTTTGAGGTTAATTATTAATTATTGGTCACTGATTAATTTGGGGTGTCGTGACCGCTACCCATTACAGTAATCAGTGACCAGTGACCAGTAATCAGTGAATTAATAATCGATCAATCTTTCACTTTTACTTACTAAATTAAGTTTGAGAACGACTGGTAACTGGTAACTGATTGACGTTGGGTTTTGTGACCTCCACCCAACCTACATCTACTGATTGATGTTGGGTTTTGTGACCTCCACCCAACCTACATTTTTGTCCTTTGTCCTTTGTCATTTGTCCTTCGTGATTTCTAAGAGATAACTAATGACCAATGACCAGTGACCAATGACAAATTTTGTTGGGTTTTGTGACCTCCACCCAACCGACATCTACTGATTGATGTTGGGTTTCGTGACCTCCACCCAACCGACATCTACTGATTGATGTTGGGTTTCGTGACCTCCACCCAACCTACATCTACATCTGATTTTACGGGAAATCGATTATAGCGCATCGATCGAGCTTGATCAAATCCGAACCAATTGATCGATAATAGAAACAGTAGAACATCAAGGAAAGACTCTTGGATTTACCGTCGTTTCTCTGGCTTTGGAAAATCGCAGCTTGGTCAATGGGGTTGTCAGTGACTGCTTATGGGATACTAGCAACCACAGGAATCGGAATGTCTTATCTCCGTGCGAAAAAATCTCCGCGTCCGCAATGGTTACGTCCCCTCCACTATACAATCGGAATCATCTTGGTGAGTCTTGTGATTTTGTTACTCTCCATTGGTCTTGTGGGGACAATTGGAGAATATGGTAGCTTAGGACATTCTCCCCATCTAATCGCAGGTTTAACAGTGGTGGGATTAGTTTTAATTTCGGCGGTAAGTGCGACAAGAATTAGTGCGAAACGTCCCTGGTGGAGACAGGTTCACGTGATTACAAATGCTATTTTATTCTTGGCTTTGGCTTTTGTGTCTTGGACGGGATGGGATGTGGTGCAAAAGTATTTAAATTAGAAGTTAGGGATTGATGAGAAGGCAAAAATGAGCAGTACAATTATTATCGGTGGTGGCCTTATTGGAAGGGCGATCGCGCTATCTCTACAACAAAAAGGCGAACAAGTGACAGTGATTAGTCGTAACCCAGTCGAAGCTGCTGGTTTCGCCGCCGGGGGGATGATCGCACCGCAAGCAGAAGCGATCGCGCCTAGTCCATTATTAGATTTAGCGCTTCGATCGCGCAACCTATACCCTGATTGGATTCAGCAGTTAGAAACACAAACGGGACTCGATACAGGTTACAATCCTTGTGGGATTCTTGCCCCAGTTTACGAAAAAACAGAACCCGTTTCTCCTCATGTTCAACCTGCGACTTGGTTGGAAAAATCTGATCTGGAATTCTATCAAGGAGGACTCGGTTTCGATGTCGTGGGGGCATGGTGGTATCCTGAAGATGGTCAGGTGGATAACCGCGCTTTAATGAAAACTCTCTTCGTCGCCGCCAAAGACGCTGGAGTTGAGTTTCGAGAAGGGGTGACAGTCAAAAGCATTCAACGACAAAACGATCGAGTAACAAAAATTAGAACCAGCGAAGGCGAATTAAAAGCAGACCATTATGTCCTCGCTACTGGTTCTTGGGTGAAAGAATTATTTCCCCTGGCGGTACGTCCCCTGAAAGGACAAATGATGTCTCTAGAAATGCCACAATCCCCTTACCCGATTCAACAAGTGTTATTTGGTCCGAATACCTATTTAGTCCCGCGTCAGGATGGTAGATTAATTGTTGGTGCAACAGTTGAGGATGTGGGATGGAAAGCAAATAATACTCCCACTGGGATTAAAACCCTGATCGATCGCGCAATGAGACTTTATCCTGATGTGGCTAACTGGTCAATTCAGGACACTTGGTGGGGATATCGTCCGACGACACCAGATGAATTACCGATTTTAGGACGATCGGACTGTGATAATCTATTTCTCGCCACTGGACATCATCGTCATGGCATTTTACTAGCACCGATTACCGCAGAACTCATCGCCACTTTCATCACCGAGGGAAAAGCTGATCCCTTACTGGATCATTTCCATCCCCAACGTTTCCATAGCAAAAATACTCGTCAGTGGTTTTCAACAACAATGAACGGCAAAAACGGACATTCTCAAATTAGTCAAATTTCCGAACCCACTTCACTCACCCCATCCCAACCAGAGGATGAACCATTGGTCATCGCAGGACGAACATTTCAATCCCGTTTACTTACGGGAACGGGTAAATATCCCAGTCCAGAAATTATGCGTCAGACAGTGGCGGCGAGTGGCAGTGAAATTGTTACCGTAGCGGTGCGTCGCGTCCAAAATAACGCCCCTGGACATGAAGGGTTGGGGTCAGCGTTAGATTGGGGTAAAATTTGGATGTTGCCCAATACAGCAGGGTGTCAAACGGCAGAAGATGCGATACGGGTGGCGAAGTTAGGACGGGAAATGGCGAAATTGTTGGGACAGGAGGAGAATAATTTTGTCAAGTTAGAAGTGATTCCCCAACCGAAACATTTACTTCCTGATCCCATTGGCACGTTAGAAGCCGCAGAAGCATTGGTGAAAGAAGGGTTTGCGGTGTTGCCTTATATTAATGCTGATCCGGTGTTGGCGAAACGTTTGGAAGAAGTGGGTTGTGCAACGGTAATGCCATTGGGATCGCCCATTGGTTCTGGACAGGGGATTAAAACTGAGGCAAATTTACGGATTATTATTGAGGAAGCAACGGTTCCAGTGGTAATTGATGCGGGAATTGGTAGCCCCAGTGAGGCGGCGTATGGTATGGAGTTAGGGGCGGATGCGTTGTTGATTAATAGCGCGATCGCGTTGGCAAAAAATCCAGTGGTGATGGGAAAAGCGATGGGAATGGCAACGATCGCGGGACGATTGGCTTATCTTGCGGGACGGATTCCAATTAAACAATATGCTAGTGCGAGTTCTCCCACCACTGGATTAGTCGGATCGGTGACCAGTGACCAGTGACCAGTGACCAGTGACCAGTCATTAAGAAACGAGTAGAGAGAAAAGAGAAAAATAGGCATTTAAACTCACTTCTAAATTCTCTCTTCTCACTTCTTGATTCCCAGTGACCAGTGACCAGTGACCAGTGACCAGTCATTAAGAAACGAGTAGAGAGAAAAGAGAAAAATAGGCATTTAAACTCACTTCTAAATTCTCTCTTCTCACTTCTTGATTCCCAGTGACCAGTGACCAGTGACCAGTGACCAGTGACCAATAACCAGTGACCAGTCATTAAGAAACGAGTAGAGAGAAAAGAGAAAAATAGGCATTTAAACTCACTTCTAAATTCTCTCTTCTCACTTCTTGATTCCCAGTGACCAATAACCAGTGACCAGTGACCAGTGACCAGTGACCAATAACCAGTGACCAATAACCAATAACCAATAACCAATAACGAACTATGGGAATTATTACTTGGGCAATTTTAGGACTCATTGCTGGTGCGATCGCGAAAGCAATTTATCCAGGGGAACAAAATACAGGCATTTTAGGAACAATGGCGTTAGGGATTCTCGGTTCTCTCGCTGGTGGTTGGATCGGGGAACAACTGCAAGAATTTTTAACCATCCCCAGTCCAGAAGTGGGGAGTTTCAGTTTATCAGGAATTATCACTGCGGTTTTGGGCGCGATCGCGATCATTTTTATCTGGGGATTATTGACCAAACCCAGCCGTTAATCTCTTGTAATGTTAGTGTCTCCTGAAAAAGTTCATGGATTGGTAAAGACCGTTATTTGTTATTTGTTATTCGTTATTTGGTAAGACTTGAGTGTGTTATTCAAAAAGTTAATAAATGTTCTGCAATGCGAGAGGATGCGTTATTGACTCCCATTCTACGTTTGCCATTGTCTGCGATTAATTGTAAGCGATCGGGGTCGCTAAATAACTCGCGAATTATTTCTACCACTTGCGAAGGCTTTTTCACCAGAATCACAGACGCACCGAGTAAGCGAGTTTGGGCTTCCGCAAACCTATAAGTATATTGCGGACCTTTTCCTGGGAAGGTAATCACGGGCTTTCCTAACCCCACAAATTGTTCTGTAGCTGTTCCCGCCATGGCGATCGCCAAATCGGAAGCAAGTAAACAACTATGATAGGCGCTTTGCGTCAGTAGTAATCGAGTCATTCCTTGATAGAACTCTAAACCCTTTTCATCCCTGACGGGTGTCGAAGGGGAAGTGGTGGTGTTGAGTTGCCATCCTCTGGCTTCTAATGGTTCACAAAAAGGATTTAAATCAAGACTAGGCGCGATCGGGGCAAAAAAACATAACTTCCGTTTGGTTTCACGGATGATGATGTTCTCCACCGCTTCCAAAATCAATTCCCAATTCCTTTCCGCTTCGGGAGAACGTGAACCTGGCAGTAATAACACTCGCAGCGATCGTTGTGTTTCCAATTCTTCCACGATCAGCGCTTCTGGAATCAAACCATCCATCATCGGATTCCCAAAATTATAGGCTTGAATGTGAAATTTCTGTAATATGTTGGTGGTCAATTCATCTCTGGGGAACACCCCTTGACAACGGCGATGTTTCAATAAACAACGTTCCCAAGGTAAATAAACCGATCCCAATTTCCTTTCCCAAACCGAGGTTTTGGGTAGCCAACCCACCTCATTCCGTAAATAATACTCTGATTTCGCAGTTCCCACAAAAGTGTAATTGGTCTGACTTAACCAGGCAAACAAAAGTGGCACAATATCACCAACAGCGAGAATCATTCCCCTTTCCTTTCCCCAGCGCCGTACTGCTTTCAGTTGTGCTAAAGTCAAAGCAATTAGTCCACCGCGCACATCTCGCCACAATTCTCGCGCATCCATGTAAATGAAGCCCCCAGATGGCATTTTCTTCGCTGGTGCAATGATGGGAATGCTCGATCGATGATACGCTGTTCCATCACCGACAATGGGAAGGGCTACCACCTCCAATTGTTGAGTTTTTTGACGCAATGCTTCAATGACACGCACAGCGATCACATCTTCACCATGACCATTGCTGAGACAGAGTAATTTCAATTTCCTTTGGTTTAAAGTAATACTTCCCTTTTAAATTTATCACCCTTCTACGGATTCGCCACCAATCACCACATCTTTAATGCGAAGACTGGGACCGCCACAACCGACAGGTAAGCCGCTTTGTCCGCCTTTGCCACAGCCACCAGACTCATCCCAGTAAAAATCATCTCCAATGGCTTCGATATTGGCGAGAGTCTTAAATACATTCCCAGAAAGAGTCACGTCTCGTACTGGTTCAGCGAGTTCACCATTGCGAATCATCCAGGCTTCTCCCGCAGAAAAGGTGAACATTTCCCCATTGGTCATCCCTCCTAACCAGTTTTTCGCATACACTCCCACAGGGATATTCTGAAACAAATCTTGGACAGGGGTTTCTCCTCGTTCAATCCAAGTGTTGGTCATGCGAACCAGTGGCGGATATTGATAGTCTAGACAACGAGCGTTTGCGGTGGGACGTTCTCCTAATTTTCCTGCCGTTTCACGGGAATGAAGTCGTCCCACTAAAAAACCATTTTCAATCAATTGAGTGGTGGTGGCTGGTGTTCCTTCATCATCCACTTGATAGCTTCCCCGATGTCCAGGTGGCGCGGCGCCATCGAAAATTTGTAGGTGATCAGGACCGAATTTTCGTCCCATTGTCATCACTTCCATTAAGTCTGGGTTTTCATAAATCATATCGGCTTCGGAAAGATGACCGAAGGCTTCATGGACAAATAAACCACTGAGAATCGGATCAATGACGACAGGATAAGTATCTCCTGTAATTGTCGGGAAACTGAGGGCGTTAATGGCTCTTGCGGCGGCGCTGAGGACTTGATTTTCGAGGTGGAGAAGGTCGTTCCAACCTTGACGGGAACCGGTGGTTTCCCTTCCCGTTTGAATGATTTCTCCGTCACGGGCGATCGCGCTGAATCTTGCTTCTAGATCAGTCCATGCTTGTTCGATAAGCGTGCCTTCTGACGTGGCGATCGTCACCCGTTGTGTCAGGTCGCCATAACTGACCGCCGTTGTGGTGATCCGAGGGTCATATTCTCGTAAAATGTTGTTGTAGTGGTCACACAGTGCCTTTTTATTGGCTAAGGGAATCGATCGCGGATCACCTGCGGGTAAAGGAAGCCTATAAACCCCTTCTAAGGGCAATACAGGGGCTAAACAAGTTTTTCCGATCCCCACCCGTCTCGCGGCGGCGATCGCGTCTTCTAGGCGTTCAGTGAGGGTGCTGAGACGATTAAAACTGGCAAACCCCCATCCCCCTCGATAACAGACTCGCACTTGTCCACCGATGGCAATTTCTTCGCTGAGGGTTTCGATGTTTTCCCCCCTTAATAGGATAGAGGTGCTTTCTGATTCTTCGACTCGAATCAGAATAAAATCCGCTCGATCGCGGTATTTTTGAATTAAGTCAGAGAGGAGAGAACGATAGTCTGTCATTGGTTATTGGTTATTGGTTATTGGTTATTTGTTATTTGTTATTTGTTATTTGTTATTGGTTATTGGTTATTTGTTATTGGTTATTGGTTATTTGTTATCGGGAATCACCGAAAAGAATTAGACAAGAGAAGTGAGGATGTGACAGGCGTAACAGGCGTGACAAGGTGTTTTTTCCTCCCCATCTCCCGACTCCCCTATGCGTGGGTTTCTGTCATGGTATAGCAATCCTAAATGAATCGTAAATTGTTTTTGCCCCCCAATCCTCACCTTCGCTCCGGCCCAAGTTTGGGGGGCTTCCATGAGTAAACTTTTTACAAATGAAATAGGACTGCTATACTAGGTATTAGTGAAAACGAATCCCTAAAAAGATATCGTAAATAAAGCCAAAGAAATCTTTTTTTCCTGCCAATAATCCTAACGATTGATAACAGTCTTTTTTGTCTAATAAAGGTTTCATTTGGTAGTAAGCTGGCTGATATTTATACCAAGGAATCGAGGGCCAAAGATGATGGACTAAATGATAATTTTGCCCACAGATTAACCAGTTCAGAATTTTACTGGGATAAACCCTCGCATTTTTCCATCGATCGCGCTCTTGAAACGGACGGTGAGGGAGATAATCAAAAAACAATCCTAATGTCCAACCGACCACTAAAGCTGGAGAAAACCAGTAATTTACCAAATAATCAAAAAAGCCATACTGAAAAGAATAATAAACAATTAACCCCACAATTAACCGACTAAAAAACCATTCTAAAAGCTCATAGTTTTTCCATAATTTGCGCTTAAAAAAGAACACTTCATGGTAAAAAAAGCGTGCTGGAATAAAAAATAGTGGCCCCCCCGTCGAAACAAAATGATCGGGGTCATTTTTCGGATCATTAACATGAGCATGATGTTGTAAATGAACGCGCGTAAACACGGGAAACACAAATCCTAACATCAAAGCCGTCCCATGTCCTAAAATCGTATTAATCACACGATTACGATGTCCAGCGCGGTGTGACGCATCATGGATTACTGTTCCAGCGAAGTGTAAACAAAGAACATTGATGACGAAGCATAGCCAACCCTCCCAATGCCACAGCCAGTAACCACAATGAGATAAAATAAACATTCCCCATGCCACAAGGAACATCCAGACATTCACATTCCAACCGCCATCGGGATCAATGTAATCCTTCGGCACTCTTAAGGATTGTTGGGTTTGCACCATATTTTCTTTTTCTCCTTCTAAACGTTGCTAAATTAAATATTATTTTTTTAGTAATCTAATGCTTCTATTTTCTCATAATTGATCCGATTTAAAGCCTCAACTGGTGGCACTAAAAAGATGTTCACGAGCGCGATTTTCTAGAAAGTTGGCAGCCTGGAGAATCTCACATAAACGATTTTCGCTTTCTAACAAACAAGTATGACCACTGTCGGGTAAGGTAATAATCTGAGCATTGGGGAAATAACTGGCTAAATACTCCGCTTCTTTCACCGAAGGTAAAATGCGATCGGACTCCGCAGCCAATAGCAACACAGGAACAGAAATAGCTTGTAATCGATCAGGATCAACTGAGAACTGTTCCAACAGAGATAAACGCCAACGAACGGTTTGCGGCGGAACTGATTTCATGGCATTTAACAAGGCGCGACGGTCTTTAGTATCTATGCGTCCCATCGCTGCCAGAAAGGGCAAAATTAGCACCGTAGAGGAGCGATAAATCGGTTCTGGCATCCAACCCGTTCCCACAGCCCCCCAAGCCAAATAAGGACGTTCTCGAAAGGAGGAAGCAGGGTTTACTAGAATCACCCGATTAAACAACTCAGGCGCTTTTTCTAAAACTTTTAATCCTAAACAACCGCCGAAGGATTCTCCACACAAATAAGTAGTTTTTTCAGACTTGTTTTCTTGTTCTTCTTTGACTAACTCAATGACTGCAGTAGCGAGTTCATCCCATCCCCGAAAGTCATTTTGAGGAATGGCAAGGGAACGAATATCAAAACATTGATCTAAAGTGTCGGTTTGGGTGTGAATCAGTTCTCCTGTGCCATCC
This window contains:
- a CDS encoding lipid-A-disaccharide synthase-related protein, which gives rise to MKLLCLSNGHGEDVIAVRVIEALRQKTQQLEVVALPIVGDGTAYHRSSIPIIAPAKKMPSGGFIYMDARELWRDVRGGLIALTLAQLKAVRRWGKERGMILAVGDIVPLLFAWLSQTNYTFVGTAKSEYYLRNEVGWLPKTSVWERKLGSVYLPWERCLLKHRRCQGVFPRDELTTNILQKFHIQAYNFGNPMMDGLIPEALIVEELETQRSLRVLLLPGSRSPEAERNWELILEAVENIIIRETKRKLCFFAPIAPSLDLNPFCEPLEARGWQLNTTTSPSTPVRDEKGLEFYQGMTRLLLTQSAYHSCLLASDLAIAMAGTATEQFVGLGKPVITFPGKGPQYTYRFAEAQTRLLGASVILVKKPSQVVEIIRELFSDPDRLQLIADNGKRRMGVNNASSRIAEHLLTF
- the thiO gene encoding glycine oxidase ThiO gives rise to the protein MSSTIIIGGGLIGRAIALSLQQKGEQVTVISRNPVEAAGFAAGGMIAPQAEAIAPSPLLDLALRSRNLYPDWIQQLETQTGLDTGYNPCGILAPVYEKTEPVSPHVQPATWLEKSDLEFYQGGLGFDVVGAWWYPEDGQVDNRALMKTLFVAAKDAGVEFREGVTVKSIQRQNDRVTKIRTSEGELKADHYVLATGSWVKELFPLAVRPLKGQMMSLEMPQSPYPIQQVLFGPNTYLVPRQDGRLIVGATVEDVGWKANNTPTGIKTLIDRAMRLYPDVANWSIQDTWWGYRPTTPDELPILGRSDCDNLFLATGHHRHGILLAPITAELIATFITEGKADPLLDHFHPQRFHSKNTRQWFSTTMNGKNGHSQISQISEPTSLTPSQPEDEPLVIAGRTFQSRLLTGTGKYPSPEIMRQTVAASGSEIVTVAVRRVQNNAPGHEGLGSALDWGKIWMLPNTAGCQTAEDAIRVAKLGREMAKLLGQEENNFVKLEVIPQPKHLLPDPIGTLEAAEALVKEGFAVLPYINADPVLAKRLEEVGCATVMPLGSPIGSGQGIKTEANLRIIIEEATVPVVIDAGIGSPSEAAYGMELGADALLINSAIALAKNPVVMGKAMGMATIAGRLAYLAGRIPIKQYASASSPTTGLVGSVTSDQ
- the thyX gene encoding FAD-dependent thymidylate synthase, yielding MDKFRIEVIKATPNPQQVIWLAMHQDYAEDFVWDKRDRAPDETQAGENVIKFLLAGERGHYGPLEHPQITFNVGFFPHSMMQQIRTHRVGISFDVQCLAGDTEVTFVKASGSLKKVKISELYDLWTNGEKAVRERKIRGRNNESPGTYRRDCKKRLEKMSLRVLNEETGQFEMSHLQDVVCSGIQPVYRLTLEDGKTLDCTTNHKLLTSEGWQRMGEAVDLVLDSSRQVVDTRKDCWLLCNGNTVAGNGLYRDKIWLKEQIEQGKSPQEMAEISQCSLTTIREWSKRHGLKLNSKDTKFKQGEKPWNYSESAIYRDQFWLQEKLDQGLHVNEMADLAGCSIEAIKKWVYYYGLSLNKRLTGCRIPWNKGKTGYCLNLSEESRQIRRQNSRRFTKRGSESNFWKGGTSDERELIGAWTRQVAPQVHEKFDYICQRCGSRGGVLHAHHLVPVFADESLAYDFDNLVSLCKDCHEYIHHHHLEADLANEFQPILEPSNWNSKPKSPGRKLKAHPVKVAKVEYLGLQTTYDLEVAEPWHNFVANGIVVHNSFRYTGKRILDVAEGKRDAEEVFYLRPVGEYTNRQGKRYFYSEEQRQADLEWCIEASKRYQKRIDEGLAEEHARGIIPFDTRQHFVMSCNARSLMHLLDLRWKKDAQLEAQKFSELLFGHFQAWTPQLAEWYLETRAKKAKLSP
- a CDS encoding GlsB/YeaQ/YmgE family stress response membrane protein, whose protein sequence is MGIITWAILGLIAGAIAKAIYPGEQNTGILGTMALGILGSLAGGWIGEQLQEFLTIPSPEVGSFSLSGIITAVLGAIAIIFIWGLLTKPSR
- a CDS encoding DUF4079 domain-containing protein codes for the protein MDLPSFLWLWKIAAWSMGLSVTAYGILATTGIGMSYLRAKKSPRPQWLRPLHYTIGIILVSLVILLLSIGLVGTIGEYGSLGHSPHLIAGLTVVGLVLISAVSATRISAKRPWWRQVHVITNAILFLALAFVSWTGWDVVQKYLN
- a CDS encoding MoaD/ThiS family protein yields the protein MSNQITVTVKLFAAYQEAYGVEEIQQQFPPQTPVKAVLDQIISEHPQLEQWREITRFGVNLSFVPPETTLKDGDEVVLIPPVSGG